Proteins co-encoded in one Rhodothermaceae bacterium genomic window:
- a CDS encoding LemA family protein: MRNPSTLILIVVILLVGFAGCAGCGTYNSLIGQEEAVEEAWGNVQTAYQRRADLIPNLVSTVQAAGDFEQETLQAVTEARARATSINVSADDLRDPASLAQFQQAQSQLSGALGRLLVVSENYPQLQATAGFRDLQVQLEGTENRINTARTRYNGVVRSYNTAIRQFPAAIFAGMFGHSRRSSFEAESGAQNAPEVDFDS; encoded by the coding sequence ATGCGTAACCCAAGCACATTGATACTCATCGTAGTTATTCTGCTCGTAGGCTTTGCAGGCTGTGCGGGTTGTGGAACCTACAACAGTTTGATTGGCCAGGAAGAGGCAGTTGAAGAAGCCTGGGGTAACGTTCAAACCGCGTATCAGCGGAGGGCGGACCTGATTCCGAATCTCGTAAGTACGGTACAGGCTGCGGGGGATTTTGAGCAGGAAACACTGCAGGCCGTTACCGAGGCACGCGCTCGAGCGACATCCATCAATGTATCTGCAGATGATCTGCGTGATCCTGCGAGTCTGGCACAATTCCAGCAGGCACAATCCCAATTATCAGGTGCTCTGGGCAGATTGCTGGTGGTCAGCGAGAATTACCCGCAGTTACAGGCGACCGCAGGATTCCGTGATTTGCAGGTACAGTTGGAAGGGACGGAAAATCGCATCAACACCGCGCGTACACGCTACAACGGTGTCGTAAGATCCTATAATACAGCAATCCGCCAATTCCCTGCAGCCATCTTTGCCGGTATGTTCGGACATAGCCGCAGATCCTCATTTGAAGCAGAGAGTGGTGCACAAAATGCGCCTGAGGTTGATTTTGATTCGTAG
- a CDS encoding TPM domain-containing protein — protein sequence MRLRLILIRRCSIKNWILFIVLVATPQQILAQQQRTVLDDAGILTAREEERLSLVLQSYEDSTSNQIAIRTLQSLEGQDIAEYATELGQSLGVGQSETDNGVLIVVSTEDRSVFIAVGYGLEGAIPDVLAGRIVRDIIVPDFREGRYYAGLVGAVDAIMLAAAGEYTAESLPPRRSSNRSGDWGGTLLFLMVVVFAIVMSTRNRGGGRGHRRHYGDDGLIPLMFLLGHASGRGGGGFGGSGGFGGGFGGGFGGGGFGGGGAGGSW from the coding sequence ATGCGCCTGAGGTTGATTTTGATTCGTAGGTGCAGCATCAAAAACTGGATTCTCTTTATTGTGTTGGTTGCTACTCCTCAGCAAATCCTGGCTCAGCAACAGAGGACTGTTTTGGATGATGCCGGGATCTTGACTGCACGGGAGGAAGAGCGGTTGTCCCTTGTATTACAATCATATGAGGACAGCACTTCGAATCAAATTGCGATACGTACGCTTCAATCATTAGAAGGGCAGGACATAGCCGAGTATGCAACGGAATTGGGGCAATCTCTTGGAGTTGGTCAGTCAGAAACAGATAACGGCGTCCTGATCGTTGTCAGTACGGAGGATCGCTCCGTATTCATTGCAGTTGGGTATGGTCTAGAAGGGGCCATTCCCGATGTGTTGGCCGGTCGCATTGTGCGCGATATTATTGTGCCGGATTTTCGAGAAGGTAGATACTATGCTGGTTTGGTCGGTGCAGTGGATGCAATCATGCTGGCTGCGGCAGGCGAATATACGGCCGAATCCTTACCACCTAGACGATCATCAAATCGAAGTGGTGATTGGGGAGGGACACTTCTATTTTTGATGGTTGTGGTGTTCGCAATTGTGATGTCAACTCGAAACAGAGGAGGAGGTCGTGGTCATAGGCGTCATTATGGTGATGACGGTTTGATTCCGCTCATGTTTTTGTTAGGGCATGCCAGCGGTCGCGGTGGCGGTGGATTTGGAGGAAGTGGCGGCTTTGGAGGTGGCTTCGGTGGTGGTTTTGGAGGAGGAGGGTTTGGCGGAGGAGGTGCTGGCGGAAGCTGGTAA
- a CDS encoding tetratricopeptide repeat protein, giving the protein MDRIKLLLELHEADSSDPFTLFALGFEHQKRERLEEALKWYRATLSADQDYTGVYYHLGKLYVELGRLVDAEQTYKEGILICSRLRALKERAELQQALMELDNE; this is encoded by the coding sequence ATGGATCGAATAAAATTACTCTTAGAGCTCCATGAGGCGGATTCGTCGGATCCATTTACCCTGTTTGCTCTTGGATTTGAACACCAGAAACGAGAACGGTTAGAAGAAGCTCTGAAGTGGTACAGAGCCACTTTGTCGGCTGATCAAGACTATACGGGAGTCTATTATCATTTAGGGAAATTGTACGTAGAGCTCGGGCGTCTAGTGGATGCTGAACAGACGTACAAGGAGGGGATCCTGATTTGCAGTCGATTGCGAGCTCTCAAGGAGCGTGCAGAATTACAGCAGGCGCTGATGGAATTGGACAATGAGTGA
- a CDS encoding transposase, with the protein MTMEPRSPFFAQPDFRPMRQYEALRAYLHEGCSVEEAAERGGYTPGSFRNLLTRFRKNPSPFFFWPQPESSLSAVKPPDPRPAQILALRTEQGLTIYEIQDALKKRKMPASLGYIYGIFQKENLPRLPRRAARTPRTVTADRRKLDLSERSFHTEFAGLFLFAFDLARMGLDDILEQVGMPRTRMIPADCAVRSLLALKLSGIGRPSQVMAETLDQGLALFAGLNAICKRTVLTEYSIQVDPTFAGPLMHRWYHAAAQLADVVGTGASVDLDFHTIPYHGDQALLQKHFVSKRSRRQRGILTMLARDAQAHVFCYADATLRKETQNDAILEFVRDWKARTGTLPGELVFDSRFTIYANLAVLDQMGIDFLTLRRRHAALVQKIHTLEPSAWTKIRLTNIGRAYRTPSIVDEIITLRTYPKPLRQLLVKNLGHDKPTVLITNQMKRSPNQLIDRYARRMVIENIISDAIDFFHMDALSSAVPMRINVDVQLTVMASVLYRLLGTRVAQGYEKAEARTLYRDLVRHSGKITITHDKILVHLRARAKDNYLIAAQYPELQQNIPWLGNKTLQVQFAKRP; encoded by the coding sequence AGCCCGACTTCCGTCCCATGCGACAATACGAAGCCCTTCGTGCCTATCTCCATGAAGGATGTTCCGTGGAAGAAGCCGCCGAGCGCGGCGGCTATACCCCCGGGTCCTTTCGAAACCTTTTGACCCGCTTCCGCAAAAACCCGTCTCCGTTCTTCTTTTGGCCGCAACCGGAATCCTCATTGTCGGCGGTCAAGCCCCCGGATCCCCGACCCGCCCAAATTCTCGCACTGCGAACCGAACAGGGCTTGACGATCTATGAGATTCAGGATGCATTGAAGAAGCGGAAGATGCCGGCCAGTCTGGGATACATCTATGGCATTTTCCAAAAGGAAAACCTTCCGCGTCTGCCCCGCCGCGCGGCCCGTACGCCGCGAACGGTCACGGCCGACCGCCGCAAACTGGATCTCAGCGAACGATCCTTTCACACCGAGTTTGCGGGGTTGTTTTTGTTTGCCTTTGATCTGGCTCGAATGGGACTGGACGATATTCTGGAACAGGTCGGAATGCCCCGGACCCGCATGATCCCGGCGGATTGTGCGGTTCGCTCGCTTTTGGCCCTGAAGCTCTCGGGCATTGGGCGCCCCTCCCAGGTGATGGCCGAAACCCTGGACCAGGGCCTGGCTCTGTTTGCCGGTCTCAATGCCATTTGCAAACGCACGGTCCTGACCGAATACTCCATCCAGGTCGATCCGACCTTTGCAGGGCCCCTGATGCATCGCTGGTATCATGCCGCCGCACAGTTGGCCGATGTCGTGGGAACCGGGGCTTCCGTGGACCTGGACTTTCATACCATCCCCTACCATGGAGATCAGGCTCTGCTCCAGAAACATTTTGTCTCTAAGCGAAGCCGACGACAGCGTGGAATCCTCACCATGCTGGCCCGCGATGCCCAGGCACATGTCTTTTGTTATGCCGATGCAACCCTGAGAAAAGAAACCCAGAACGATGCCATTCTGGAATTTGTCCGCGATTGGAAGGCCCGGACCGGAACCCTTCCCGGAGAACTTGTCTTTGACAGCCGATTTACCATCTACGCAAATCTGGCCGTATTGGACCAGATGGGAATTGACTTTCTGACCCTGCGCCGCCGACACGCCGCATTGGTCCAGAAAATTCATACCCTGGAACCATCCGCCTGGACCAAAATCCGCCTGACAAACATCGGTCGGGCCTACCGAACCCCGAGTATTGTCGATGAAATCATTACCCTGCGGACCTACCCCAAGCCCCTGCGACAACTGCTCGTCAAAAATTTGGGCCATGACAAACCAACCGTACTCATTACCAATCAGATGAAACGTTCGCCCAACCAACTCATTGATCGCTATGCCCGGCGCATGGTCATCGAAAATATTATCAGCGATGCCATTGACTTCTTTCACATGGATGCCTTGAGCTCGGCCGTTCCCATGCGCATCAACGTCGATGTCCAACTGACCGTCATGGCCAGCGTGCTCTATCGACTCTTGGGGACCCGGGTCGCCCAAGGCTATGAAAAGGCCGAGGCTCGCACCCTCTACCGAGACCTGGTCCGCCACAGTGGAAAAATCACCATCACCCACGATAAAATCCTCGTCCACCTCAGGGCTCGTGCCAAAGACAACTATCTCATTGCCGCTCAATATCCTGAACTACAACAGAACATCCCTTGGCTAGGCAACAAAACCCTCCAAGTCCAGTTCGCCAAACGACCCTGA